The Mesorhizobium sp. M1D.F.Ca.ET.043.01.1.1 genome contains a region encoding:
- a CDS encoding CoA ester lyase: MRSLLFVPGDSERKLEKGFGAGADVVIVDLEDSVAAANKAAARVVAASFIAGRRRQANSAIYVRVNDLATGLTDDDLAALVPVKPHGIMLPKSNGGQDVQRLAAKLRVHEAENGLPDGRIRILPIITETAAGVLAAASYAGASVRLAGLTWGAEDLSAAIGARSARDEGGRYTDVFRLARTMTILAAGAAEVAAIDTVFPDFRDMAAFEAECREAERDGFTGKMAIHPAQVPVINAAFTPSAEAVERSQAIVDAFAAAGNPGVVGIDGKMYDRPHLRLAERLLARAKAAGISA, encoded by the coding sequence ATGCGCTCGCTGCTCTTCGTGCCGGGCGATTCCGAGCGCAAGCTCGAAAAAGGCTTTGGCGCCGGCGCCGACGTGGTCATCGTCGACCTCGAGGATTCGGTCGCCGCCGCCAACAAGGCCGCAGCGCGCGTGGTCGCGGCGAGCTTCATTGCCGGCCGCCGGCGGCAAGCCAATTCCGCCATCTACGTGCGCGTCAACGACCTCGCGACCGGTCTGACCGACGATGATCTCGCAGCCCTTGTCCCGGTGAAACCCCACGGCATCATGCTGCCGAAGTCGAACGGCGGACAGGACGTCCAGCGGCTCGCGGCCAAGCTTCGGGTGCACGAGGCCGAAAACGGACTGCCGGATGGCCGCATAAGGATCCTGCCGATCATCACCGAAACCGCGGCCGGCGTGCTGGCGGCCGCGAGCTATGCCGGGGCAAGCGTACGCCTCGCCGGCCTGACCTGGGGCGCGGAGGATCTGTCGGCCGCGATCGGCGCGCGTTCGGCGCGCGACGAGGGCGGCCGCTACACCGACGTCTTCCGCCTGGCACGCACCATGACCATCCTGGCCGCCGGCGCGGCCGAGGTCGCGGCGATCGACACCGTCTTTCCGGATTTTCGCGACATGGCCGCTTTCGAGGCCGAATGCCGCGAAGCCGAACGCGACGGCTTTACCGGCAAGATGGCGATCCATCCGGCGCAGGTCCCGGTCATCAACGCCGCCTTCACGCCGTCGGCCGAGGCAGTCGAGCGATCGCAGGCGATTGTCGACGCTTTCGCGGCAGCGGGAAATCCCGGCGTCGTCGGCATCGACGGCAAGATGTATGACCGGCCGCATCTGCGGCTCGCTGAGCGGCTGCTGGCACGTGCCAAAGCGGCGGGGATTTCCGCCTGA
- a CDS encoding MaoC family dehydratase, with product MAGLYLEEFVVGRVFRHTLRKTVTESDNMLFSVMTLNPQPLHIDFDFAAKSEWGKPLVNSLFTLGLMIGISVNDITVGTTVANLGMKETVFPHPVFHGDTIRVETTVVSVRESRSKPDRGIVEFEHRAYNQDDVLVAKCTRQAMMMKKAA from the coding sequence ATGGCCGGGCTTTATCTGGAAGAGTTCGTCGTCGGCCGTGTCTTCCGGCACACGCTGCGCAAGACCGTCACCGAAAGCGACAACATGCTGTTTTCGGTGATGACGCTGAACCCGCAGCCGCTGCACATCGATTTCGACTTCGCCGCCAAGAGCGAATGGGGCAAGCCGCTGGTCAATTCGCTGTTCACGCTCGGCCTGATGATCGGCATTTCGGTGAACGACATCACCGTCGGCACCACCGTCGCCAATCTCGGCATGAAGGAAACCGTCTTCCCGCACCCGGTCTTCCATGGCGACACCATCCGGGTCGAGACCACGGTCGTTTCGGTGCGCGAGTCCAGATCGAAACCCGACCGCGGAATCGTCGAGTTCGAGCATCGCGCCTACAATCAGGACGACGTGCTTGTCGCCAAATGCACAAGGCAGGCGATGATGATGAAAAAGGCGGCCTGA
- a CDS encoding DUF2336 domain-containing protein translates to MIVSHFLKWIDTARVSERAAAASALARAYINSDLPFEDRCAAEAALTLLLDDVSAKVRHSLAEALSMSHHAPPQVIAALASDQPEVAALVLARSPLLTDADLIDRVAGGQKATQKLIADRPVVSMPLAAAIAEIGEPEACATLIANSGADIASLSFRRMAERHGHLPLVREALIADARLPADCRHMLLVKLGETLKGSPLVLALMGATRADRVMRDACVKASVTLIDGTRAEEHAALIEHLRLRGDLTASFIIRTIAHGKVDFFGSALVALAQQSEQLVRALLAGGHDVALQALFRSAGLAAATHGIILRALKVWREVANGKRVAGVQEVSWLMLKELGGQSAEGDLAGLVKSIHLDALRENARGHALAIAAA, encoded by the coding sequence ATGATTGTTTCGCACTTTCTAAAATGGATTGATACGGCAAGGGTTTCCGAGCGCGCGGCCGCCGCGAGCGCGCTGGCGCGCGCTTACATAAATTCCGATCTGCCGTTTGAGGATCGCTGCGCCGCCGAGGCCGCGCTGACGCTGCTGCTTGACGACGTCTCCGCCAAGGTTCGACATTCTCTCGCCGAAGCGCTGTCGATGAGCCACCACGCGCCGCCGCAGGTGATCGCGGCACTCGCCTCCGACCAGCCGGAAGTGGCGGCGCTGGTGCTGGCGCGTTCGCCTTTACTTACCGATGCGGACCTCATCGACCGCGTCGCCGGTGGCCAGAAAGCTACCCAGAAGCTGATCGCCGACCGTCCTGTCGTTTCGATGCCGCTGGCGGCCGCCATCGCCGAGATTGGCGAGCCGGAAGCCTGCGCCACGCTCATCGCCAACAGCGGCGCCGACATCGCGTCGCTGAGCTTCCGCCGCATGGCCGAACGGCACGGCCACCTGCCGCTGGTGCGCGAGGCGCTGATCGCCGACGCGCGTCTGCCCGCCGACTGCCGGCACATGCTTCTGGTCAAGCTCGGCGAGACGCTGAAAGGTTCGCCGCTGGTGCTGGCGCTGATGGGCGCCACCCGCGCCGACCGGGTGATGCGCGACGCCTGCGTGAAGGCTTCGGTCACGCTGATCGACGGCACGCGCGCCGAAGAGCACGCCGCGCTGATCGAGCACCTGCGGCTGCGCGGCGATCTCACCGCAAGCTTCATCATCCGCACCATCGCGCATGGCAAGGTCGACTTCTTCGGCTCGGCGCTGGTCGCGCTTGCGCAGCAGTCCGAGCAGCTGGTGAGGGCGCTGCTTGCCGGCGGCCACGACGTCGCGCTGCAGGCGCTGTTCCGCAGCGCCGGCCTCGCCGCCGCCACCCACGGCATCATCCTGCGGGCGCTGAAGGTCTGGCGCGAGGTCGCTAACGGCAAGCGCGTCGCCGGCGTGCAGGAAGTCAGCTGGCTGATGCTGAAGGAACTCGGCGGGCAATCGGCCGAAGGCGACTTGGCCGGGCTGGTCAAGTCGATCCATCTCGACGCGCTGCGCGAGAACGCGCGCGGGCATGCGCTTGCCATAGCGGCGGCCTGA
- a CDS encoding FUSC family protein, with amino-acid sequence MTWTRLKELVETPLHGLTQPTRSDWIFALRTVSAGLIALLAAYALKLDHPQWAMMTVFIVAQPVAGMVLAKGFYRLLGTLAGGVAAISITSLFGTNPWLLVTVLALWIGVCTLVSSLLRNPEAYGAALAGYTAMIISLPAFGQPHLVVDLAIARCAEIVLGIVCAGVTSRLVLPKLAADAIISRLKRSILDLADYASGAFSGGDPAGLAALQRKLISDAQTLAEMRTYARLEAPSFATRAHPVRRTIGQLLWALSAARALHTHAAPKNAALIPVRSELQTFVGELAATPGALDDTDPWVARLDVIANKARETPAASAEPGEDRVGTITRLTIAADFAEALKQVMRGLDALRSPVSGPSRERQQPALVVHRDHHAAWRNAVRAALATLLVTAFWLTTKWSEAAGTVILVAVVSSLFSARPDPVQSAWGFFTGTLLALPFAFLVGQVALPVLPGFGWFTLFVVPIMVPAALGMANPRHVGVATAFAINFLAFLSPHQLMTYDPGRFFAGSASILVGILIAIGVFIIVLPANPWVTVERISQAMREDLARLCLHDRIPRRSAFESLAYDRINQLMPQLLQTGRKGDPILGGSIAAVTVGLEVLRLRGAQLNSAIPRETVESLGNFMRGLARELLFRRHGEPQTSTVAVARQYAAGIADRSDRPEMLQIAASLRIIAAAMEDYPDFFAKGRA; translated from the coding sequence GTGACCTGGACGCGGCTGAAAGAGCTTGTCGAGACACCGCTGCACGGCCTGACGCAGCCGACGCGCTCGGACTGGATATTCGCCCTGCGCACCGTTTCGGCCGGACTGATCGCGCTGCTTGCCGCATACGCCCTGAAACTCGACCATCCGCAATGGGCGATGATGACGGTGTTCATCGTCGCGCAGCCGGTCGCCGGCATGGTGCTGGCGAAGGGTTTCTACCGGCTGCTCGGCACGCTGGCCGGCGGCGTGGCGGCGATCAGCATCACATCGCTCTTCGGCACCAATCCCTGGCTGCTGGTGACGGTGCTGGCGCTATGGATCGGCGTCTGCACGCTCGTCTCCTCGCTGCTGCGCAATCCGGAGGCCTATGGCGCGGCGCTTGCCGGCTACACCGCGATGATCATCAGCCTGCCGGCTTTCGGGCAGCCGCATCTCGTCGTCGATCTCGCCATCGCGCGCTGCGCCGAAATCGTGCTCGGCATCGTCTGCGCCGGCGTCACCAGCCGCCTGGTCCTGCCGAAACTGGCGGCGGACGCGATCATTTCGAGATTGAAGCGCAGCATCCTGGATCTCGCCGACTATGCCTCGGGCGCCTTTTCCGGCGGCGATCCGGCCGGCCTTGCAGCCCTGCAGCGCAAGCTGATCAGCGACGCCCAGACGCTTGCCGAGATGCGCACCTATGCTCGGCTGGAAGCGCCGAGTTTCGCCACGCGCGCCCATCCGGTCCGGCGCACGATCGGGCAGCTGCTGTGGGCGCTCTCGGCGGCCCGCGCCCTGCACACCCATGCAGCGCCGAAGAACGCGGCTCTCATCCCGGTGCGCAGCGAATTGCAGACTTTCGTCGGCGAGCTGGCGGCGACGCCCGGTGCCCTGGATGACACCGACCCTTGGGTCGCACGGCTCGACGTCATCGCGAACAAGGCAAGAGAGACGCCGGCAGCGTCTGCGGAACCCGGCGAAGACCGGGTCGGCACCATCACCCGCCTTACCATCGCTGCCGATTTCGCGGAGGCGCTGAAGCAGGTGATGCGCGGCCTGGATGCGCTTCGCTCGCCTGTCTCAGGACCCTCCCGCGAACGACAGCAGCCGGCGCTGGTGGTGCATCGCGACCATCATGCCGCCTGGCGCAATGCCGTGCGCGCCGCACTCGCCACGCTTCTGGTGACGGCCTTCTGGCTGACGACCAAGTGGTCGGAGGCCGCTGGCACCGTCATCCTCGTCGCCGTCGTTTCCAGCCTGTTCTCAGCGCGCCCCGATCCCGTCCAGTCGGCCTGGGGTTTCTTCACGGGAACGCTGCTCGCGCTGCCCTTCGCCTTCCTTGTCGGCCAGGTCGCGCTGCCGGTGCTGCCCGGCTTTGGCTGGTTCACGCTCTTTGTCGTGCCGATCATGGTGCCGGCGGCGCTCGGAATGGCCAATCCGCGCCATGTCGGCGTCGCCACCGCCTTCGCCATCAACTTCCTCGCCTTCCTCAGCCCGCACCAGCTGATGACCTACGATCCAGGCCGGTTCTTCGCTGGGTCGGCGTCGATCCTGGTCGGCATCCTGATTGCCATCGGCGTCTTCATCATCGTGCTGCCGGCCAACCCCTGGGTCACCGTGGAGCGCATCTCGCAGGCGATGCGCGAGGACCTGGCGCGGCTTTGCCTGCACGACCGCATTCCGCGGCGCTCTGCCTTCGAAAGCCTGGCCTATGACCGGATCAACCAGCTGATGCCGCAGCTGCTGCAGACCGGCAGGAAGGGCGATCCCATCCTGGGCGGCAGCATCGCAGCCGTCACCGTCGGGCTTGAAGTCCTGCGGCTGCGCGGTGCGCAATTGAATTCCGCGATCCCGCGCGAAACGGTGGAATCGCTCGGCAATTTCATGCGCGGCCTGGCGCGGGAATTGCTGTTCAGGAGGCATGGCGAGCCGCAGACGTCGACCGTTGCCGTGGCAAGGCAATATGCGGCCGGCATCGCCGATCGCAGCGACCGGCCCGAAATGCTGCAGATTGCAGCCTCGCTGCGCATCATCGCCGCGGCGATGGAGGATTATCCGGATTTCTTCGCGAAGGGCCGGGCCTGA
- the parE gene encoding DNA topoisomerase IV subunit B produces the protein MDDTSDLFGNHDKQQPQPARASSRPADPLVQAAKRSAAARDGSESYSAADIEVLEGLEPVRRRPGMYIGGTDDKAMHHLFAEVIDNSMDEAVAGHATFIDVELSADGFLTVTDNGRGIPVDPHPKFKKPALEVIMTTLHSGGKFDSKVYETSGGLHGVGVSVVNALSDHLEVEVARGRQLYRQRFSRGIPVSGLEHLGEVHNRRGTRTRFHPDEQIFGKGAAFEPARLYRMTRSKAYLFGGVQIRWSCDPSLIKEKDQTPAKAEFHFPGGLKDYLKATLGDEFQVTREVFAGKSDRQGGHGSLEWAVTWFGGDGFLNSYCNTIPTAEGGTHEAGFRNVLTRGLRGYADLIGNKRASVITTEDVMISAAGMLSVFIREPEFVGQTKDRLATIEAMRIVETAIRDPFDHWLADNPQEASKLLEWVIARADERVRRRQEKEVSRKSAVRKLRLPGKLADCTQNAAAGAEIFIVEGDSAGGSAKQARDRASQAVLPLRGKILNVASAGNDKLAANQQISDLIQALGCGTRSKYRDEDLRYDRVIIMTDADVDGAHIASLLITFFYQEMPNLIRGGHLYMAVPPLYSIRQGGKVAYARDDAHKDELLRTEFTGRGKVEIGRFKGLGEMMASQLKETTMDPRKRTLLRVDVIDAEQATKDAVDALMGTKPEARFRFIQERAEFAEADVLDI, from the coding sequence ATGGACGACACCAGCGATCTTTTCGGCAACCATGACAAGCAGCAGCCCCAGCCGGCGCGCGCGTCCTCGCGCCCGGCTGATCCGCTGGTTCAGGCGGCGAAGCGTTCGGCTGCCGCCCGTGACGGCAGCGAGAGCTACAGCGCCGCCGACATCGAGGTGCTGGAGGGGCTGGAGCCGGTCCGGCGCCGTCCGGGCATGTATATCGGCGGCACCGACGACAAGGCGATGCATCACCTGTTCGCCGAGGTCATCGACAATTCGATGGACGAGGCGGTCGCCGGCCATGCGACCTTCATCGACGTCGAGCTTTCGGCCGACGGCTTTCTCACCGTCACCGACAACGGCCGGGGCATCCCGGTCGATCCGCATCCGAAATTCAAGAAACCGGCGCTCGAAGTCATCATGACGACGCTGCATTCGGGCGGCAAGTTCGACTCCAAGGTCTATGAGACCTCCGGCGGCCTGCACGGTGTCGGTGTTTCGGTCGTCAACGCGCTGTCCGACCACCTCGAGGTCGAGGTCGCGCGCGGCCGGCAGCTTTATCGGCAAAGATTCTCGCGTGGCATTCCGGTAAGCGGTCTGGAGCACCTCGGCGAGGTCCACAACCGCCGCGGCACCAGGACCCGCTTCCATCCCGACGAGCAGATCTTCGGCAAGGGCGCCGCGTTCGAGCCGGCGCGGCTCTACCGCATGACACGCTCGAAAGCCTATCTGTTCGGGGGCGTCCAGATCCGCTGGAGCTGCGATCCGTCGCTGATCAAGGAAAAGGACCAGACGCCGGCCAAGGCCGAGTTCCATTTCCCGGGCGGCCTGAAGGACTATCTCAAGGCAACGCTCGGCGACGAGTTCCAGGTCACGCGCGAGGTCTTTGCCGGCAAGAGCGACAGGCAAGGCGGCCACGGCTCGCTGGAATGGGCCGTGACCTGGTTCGGCGGCGACGGCTTCCTCAACTCCTACTGCAACACGATTCCCACCGCCGAAGGCGGCACGCACGAGGCGGGATTTCGCAATGTGCTGACGCGCGGGCTGCGCGGCTATGCCGATCTTATCGGCAACAAGCGCGCCTCGGTTATCACGACCGAGGACGTCATGATCTCGGCCGCCGGCATGCTGTCGGTGTTCATCCGCGAGCCGGAATTCGTCGGCCAGACCAAGGACAGGCTGGCGACCATCGAGGCGATGCGCATCGTCGAAACCGCCATCCGCGATCCGTTCGACCACTGGCTGGCCGACAATCCGCAGGAAGCCTCGAAGCTTTTGGAGTGGGTCATCGCGCGCGCCGACGAACGCGTGCGGCGCCGCCAGGAAAAGGAAGTCTCGCGCAAGAGCGCGGTGCGCAAGCTGCGCCTTCCGGGCAAGCTCGCCGACTGCACGCAGAACGCCGCCGCAGGCGCCGAGATCTTCATCGTCGAAGGCGACTCGGCCGGCGGCTCGGCCAAGCAGGCGCGCGACCGTGCCAGCCAGGCGGTGCTGCCGCTGCGCGGCAAGATCCTCAACGTCGCCAGCGCCGGCAACGACAAGCTCGCCGCCAACCAGCAGATTTCCGACCTGATCCAGGCGCTCGGCTGCGGCACGCGCTCGAAATACCGAGACGAGGACCTGCGCTACGACCGCGTGATCATCATGACCGACGCCGACGTCGACGGCGCGCACATCGCATCGCTTTTGATCACCTTCTTCTATCAGGAGATGCCGAACCTGATCCGCGGCGGCCATCTCTATATGGCCGTGCCGCCGCTCTACTCGATCAGGCAGGGCGGCAAGGTCGCTTATGCACGCGACGATGCGCACAAGGACGAATTGCTGCGCACCGAATTCACCGGGCGCGGCAAGGTCGAGATCGGCCGCTTCAAGGGCCTCGGCGAGATGATGGCCTCGCAGCTCAAGGAAACCACCATGGACCCGAGGAAGCGCACGCTGCTCAGGGTCGACGTGATCGACGCGGAGCAGGCGACCAAGGATGCCGTCGACGCGCTGATGGGCACCAAGCCCGAGGCGCGCTTCCGCTTCATCCAGGAACGCGCCGAATTCGCCGAGGCCGACGTGCTGGATATCTGA
- the cpaB gene encoding Flp pilus assembly protein CpaB, with amino-acid sequence MIGIAAVVGAISIFAADFWVKSQAKAESEQKVASIVAPQEPKVEFNTIVVAQAALRYGMQLDRSQLTEIPWPQDSLPQGAFPTIDKLLAEGSRVVLSPIEVNEPVLLTKLSGPNGRATLSNILSPGMRAVTIRTDEIAGVGGFITPGDRVDVVLTRDAGAIQEVSKNAQGAAGSTVTSEIVVSDAKVLSVGQGADERKTEPQVANSVTLEVTNEGAQKVALARTVGTLSLSLRSAADASASGNGLTTISSFGGSVAANAEASAASLVNAVAKEPEEPKFKTVIVSRGEKVEEYKVPSKPAEGDVVPAKEQVQ; translated from the coding sequence ATGATCGGCATCGCCGCCGTTGTCGGCGCGATCTCGATCTTTGCCGCGGATTTCTGGGTCAAGAGCCAGGCGAAAGCCGAGTCCGAGCAGAAGGTGGCGTCAATCGTGGCGCCGCAGGAGCCCAAGGTCGAGTTCAACACCATCGTGGTGGCTCAAGCGGCGCTGCGTTACGGCATGCAACTCGACCGGTCGCAGCTCACCGAAATCCCGTGGCCGCAGGACTCGCTGCCGCAGGGCGCATTCCCGACCATCGACAAGCTGCTTGCCGAAGGCAGCCGGGTGGTGTTGTCGCCGATCGAAGTCAACGAACCGGTGCTGCTCACCAAGCTGTCCGGGCCGAACGGCCGCGCGACGCTTTCCAACATCCTGTCGCCGGGCATGCGGGCCGTCACCATCCGTACCGACGAGATCGCCGGCGTCGGCGGCTTCATCACGCCGGGCGACCGGGTTGACGTCGTGCTGACGCGCGATGCCGGCGCAATCCAGGAAGTGTCCAAGAACGCTCAAGGGGCAGCCGGCTCGACGGTTACGTCCGAAATCGTTGTCTCCGACGCCAAGGTGCTTTCGGTCGGGCAAGGCGCAGATGAGCGCAAGACGGAGCCACAGGTTGCCAATTCGGTGACCCTCGAGGTGACGAACGAAGGCGCGCAGAAGGTGGCGCTTGCCCGCACCGTCGGCACCTTGTCGCTGTCGTTGCGGTCCGCCGCCGACGCCAGCGCCAGCGGCAACGGGCTCACCACCATCTCTTCCTTCGGCGGTTCGGTTGCCGCGAACGCCGAGGCAAGCGCCGCCTCGCTGGTCAATGCGGTGGCGAAGGAACCGGAAGAGCCGAAGTTCAAGACGGTGATCGTGTCGCGCGGCGAAAAGGTCGAGGAATACAAGGTTCCTTCCAAGCCAGCCGAGGGGGACGTCGTTCCTGCCAAGGAACAAGTACAATAG
- a CDS encoding type II and III secretion system protein family protein translates to MAAGAFLAAAGMLAFGAPAQANNDVVYVSATRNASIKVAKGKPKTIMTSAAFYQIVIGDPEIANVNPLTDKSFYVLGNNLGTTGIALFDQNKQLVGTIDVEVTLDTDQLANTIRASVPDANIKVGSANGRVVLSGVADDAVAADKASKIASRFSGNEEVINSVNISSSQQVQLNVRFVEINRQAGQDLGAKYGANFALGIGGRDVIIDPGTVPTAGTGEIIGRLLSNGVSIDIAIKALEERGLARRLAEPNLIARSGQTASFLAGGEFPIPVSEDNGKISVTYKRYGVGLDFTPTVLKDGLVSLDIAPEVSSIDPSASIEVSSGISIPAFIVRRAKTSVDLKNGQSFMIAGLLQSQNDITTSRLPGLGKLPVLGPLFSSKSYQRRETDLVIIVTPYLVKPVDPSKKMVEPTDGTRPASTADYFLNNTEEVSASAPKRPLALADGSAARPVAATTSGHFLDLPKD, encoded by the coding sequence ATGGCGGCGGGCGCCTTCCTGGCCGCCGCCGGAATGCTTGCCTTTGGAGCGCCGGCCCAGGCAAACAACGACGTCGTCTACGTCTCGGCGACCAGGAATGCCTCGATCAAAGTCGCCAAGGGCAAGCCCAAGACGATCATGACGAGCGCCGCCTTCTACCAGATCGTCATCGGCGATCCGGAGATCGCCAACGTCAACCCGCTGACTGACAAGTCGTTCTACGTGCTGGGCAACAACCTCGGCACCACCGGCATCGCGCTGTTCGACCAGAACAAGCAGCTCGTCGGCACCATCGACGTCGAGGTGACGCTGGATACCGACCAGCTCGCCAACACCATCCGCGCCAGCGTGCCGGATGCCAACATCAAGGTCGGTTCGGCCAATGGCCGCGTGGTGCTGTCGGGCGTGGCTGACGACGCCGTCGCGGCCGACAAGGCGAGCAAGATCGCGTCACGCTTCTCCGGCAACGAGGAGGTGATCAACTCGGTCAACATCTCGTCCTCGCAGCAGGTTCAGCTCAATGTCCGTTTCGTCGAGATCAACCGCCAGGCGGGACAGGACCTCGGCGCCAAATACGGGGCCAACTTTGCCTTGGGCATCGGCGGCCGCGACGTCATCATCGATCCCGGCACCGTGCCGACGGCCGGCACCGGCGAGATCATCGGCCGCTTGCTTTCCAACGGCGTTTCGATCGACATCGCCATCAAGGCGCTGGAGGAGCGCGGCCTCGCCCGGCGGCTGGCCGAGCCGAACCTGATCGCCCGCTCGGGCCAGACGGCGAGCTTCCTTGCCGGCGGCGAGTTCCCGATCCCGGTTTCCGAGGACAACGGCAAGATCAGCGTCACTTACAAGAGATACGGTGTCGGCCTGGATTTCACGCCGACCGTGCTCAAGGATGGGCTGGTCAGCCTCGATATCGCGCCGGAAGTGTCCTCGATCGACCCCTCCGCCTCCATCGAAGTCAGCAGCGGCATTTCCATTCCTGCCTTCATCGTGCGCCGCGCCAAGACGTCGGTCGACCTGAAGAACGGCCAGAGCTTCATGATCGCAGGTCTTTTGCAGTCGCAGAACGACATCACGACCTCGCGCCTGCCGGGACTCGGCAAGCTGCCGGTGCTCGGCCCGCTGTTCTCCTCGAAGTCCTATCAGCGGCGCGAGACCGACCTGGTAATCATCGTCACGCCCTATCTGGTCAAGCCGGTCGACCCGTCGAAGAAGATGGTCGAGCCGACCGACGGAACGCGGCCGGCAAGCACGGCCGACTACTTCCTGAACAACACCGAGGAAGTCAGCGCCTCGGCGCCCAAGCGCCCGCTGGCCCTGGCCGACGGCAGCGCGGCGCGTCCGGTGGCCGCAACGACATCCGGCCATTTCCTCGATCTGCCGAAGGACTGA
- a CDS encoding response regulator/pilus assembly protein, which produces MASGTKKILLVSTDRAFSQDTRTAFAASEVIELLTVEKSVNELRGEVQETDFGAVIVDMDAAKLEEIESLQRIMRRLEGRVPVVVVTQEFNAAAVRILVQLKVADFLVKPITTADLVRSVIRALQGPGREENTESQIYTFMPAAGGVGTTTLALQTAFQLHHSVTRGASTCVVDLNFQQGACAEYLDLEPRFDITEIENQPERLDRQLLDVMLSKHASGLCVLAAPTRPSEMRSFKTDVVVRMLDLVSAYFDNVVIDMPRTWFPWTETVLLGSNKLYIVAEMTVPCLRHTQRLIQAIYETAGREVKPNVIVNRFEQKMFDSGIKQADVQDILGEHFVGGISNNYRLVREAVDRGVPLHDIDPNANVVNDLKKIILPEEAVTTTAKSRSLFGLGKGLLKRKAG; this is translated from the coding sequence ATGGCATCAGGCACCAAGAAGATCCTGCTCGTTTCAACCGACCGGGCGTTTTCGCAGGATACGCGAACGGCTTTCGCGGCCTCCGAGGTCATCGAGCTTTTGACGGTCGAGAAAAGCGTCAACGAGCTTCGCGGCGAAGTCCAGGAAACCGATTTCGGCGCCGTCATCGTCGACATGGATGCGGCCAAGCTCGAGGAGATCGAGTCGCTGCAGCGCATCATGCGCCGGCTGGAAGGCCGCGTTCCGGTGGTCGTCGTCACCCAGGAATTCAATGCGGCGGCCGTGCGCATCCTGGTGCAGCTCAAGGTCGCCGACTTCCTGGTCAAGCCGATCACCACCGCCGACCTGGTGCGCTCCGTCATCCGCGCGCTGCAGGGGCCGGGGCGAGAGGAAAACACCGAGTCGCAGATCTACACCTTCATGCCGGCCGCCGGCGGCGTCGGCACCACCACGCTTGCGCTCCAGACTGCCTTCCAGCTGCATCATTCGGTGACGCGCGGCGCCTCGACCTGCGTCGTCGATCTCAATTTCCAGCAAGGCGCCTGCGCCGAATATCTCGACCTCGAGCCGCGCTTCGACATCACCGAAATCGAGAACCAGCCCGAGCGCCTCGACCGGCAACTGCTCGACGTCATGCTCTCCAAGCATGCGAGCGGGCTCTGCGTGCTTGCAGCGCCTACGCGTCCCTCGGAAATGCGCTCGTTCAAGACCGATGTCGTGGTGCGCATGCTCGACCTCGTCTCGGCCTATTTCGACAATGTCGTCATCGACATGCCGCGCACCTGGTTCCCGTGGACCGAGACGGTGCTGCTCGGCTCCAACAAGCTCTATATCGTGGCCGAGATGACGGTGCCTTGCCTGCGTCACACGCAACGTCTCATCCAGGCCATCTACGAGACGGCGGGCAGGGAAGTGAAGCCCAACGTCATCGTCAACCGCTTCGAGCAGAAGATGTTCGACAGCGGCATCAAGCAGGCCGACGTCCAGGACATTCTCGGCGAGCACTTCGTCGGCGGCATCTCCAACAACTACCGGCTGGTGCGCGAGGCCGTCGATCGTGGCGTGCCGCTGCACGACATCGATCCCAACGCCAATGTCGTCAACGACCTGAAGAAGATCATCCTGCCGGAGGAGGCGGTGACGACGACGGCAAAATCGAGGTCGCTGTTCGGCCTCGGCAAGGGCCTCCTGAAGAGGAAAGCGGGATGA